One part of the Chryseobacterium sp. 7 genome encodes these proteins:
- a CDS encoding OmpA family protein yields the protein MKLSLAIVAFALAIPSATYAQDSTAVSKGEYPNTFSSGSANVSPFTNQSKRFNDWAISAGVGVPLLQSADLTSIKNGNGKNLFGYSAYVSIDKAITHAFGINLQYDRGETRQGWFNTKNAAPDAYAVAARTQYDAISLLGDINFSNLLRRVDNHSPYRWALHGYAGIGTIAYRAYQKDINGQRLMTEVKPFQLGSMFMQAGAGLKFKVNRRIDIEGRLMYVVTGDDEFDGGGDAYSAINRRSEQVSDNFFNATLGVSLKLGKHESHVMWHDPLQEIYYKLDVLANKNQDIEVCKKGDADNDGVCDDWDRQLDTPAGARVDGAGVALDTDLDGVIDLYDKCVTVPGPVENNGCPVATTGPVVETETKLEGIEFDLNSDRILPSNTPILNNAVNYINSSNGSYNVIGATDTRGTDAYNQKLSERRANNVKNYLIKNGVQTGKLQAIGKGEKDLKYPECEPATKCPEWKNRANRRVYFEAK from the coding sequence ATGAAATTAAGTTTAGCAATTGTTGCATTTGCCCTGGCAATTCCTTCTGCCACTTATGCACAAGACTCAACGGCAGTTTCAAAAGGAGAGTATCCTAATACATTTTCTTCGGGATCTGCTAATGTTTCCCCATTCACCAATCAATCCAAGAGATTTAACGATTGGGCTATTTCTGCCGGGGTGGGAGTTCCACTTCTTCAATCTGCGGATTTAACTTCAATTAAAAACGGTAATGGTAAAAACCTTTTCGGATATTCAGCTTATGTGAGTATTGATAAAGCAATTACCCATGCTTTTGGTATCAACTTGCAGTATGACAGAGGTGAAACCAGACAGGGATGGTTCAATACTAAGAATGCTGCACCAGATGCTTATGCAGTAGCAGCAAGAACTCAGTATGATGCAATTTCCCTATTAGGAGATATCAACTTCTCTAATTTATTAAGAAGAGTTGACAATCATTCTCCTTACAGATGGGCTCTTCACGGATATGCAGGTATTGGTACTATTGCTTACAGAGCTTATCAGAAAGATATCAATGGACAAAGATTGATGACAGAAGTAAAACCTTTCCAATTAGGTTCAATGTTCATGCAGGCTGGAGCAGGTCTTAAGTTTAAAGTGAACAGAAGAATTGATATTGAAGGTAGATTGATGTATGTAGTAACAGGTGATGATGAGTTTGATGGTGGTGGTGATGCTTACAGCGCTATCAACAGACGTTCTGAGCAGGTTTCTGATAACTTCTTCAACGCTACTTTAGGAGTTTCTTTAAAACTAGGAAAACACGAGTCTCATGTAATGTGGCATGACCCGCTTCAGGAAATCTATTACAAGCTTGATGTATTGGCTAATAAAAACCAGGATATCGAAGTATGTAAAAAAGGAGATGCTGATAACGATGGAGTATGCGACGATTGGGACAGACAGCTTGATACTCCTGCTGGAGCAAGAGTGGATGGTGCCGGAGTTGCTCTTGATACAGACTTAGACGGAGTAATTGACCTTTACGATAAGTGTGTTACAGTTCCTGGACCTGTTGAAAACAACGGATGTCCGGTAGCAACCACAGGACCTGTAGTAGAAACAGAAACTAAATTGGAAGGAATTGAATTTGACTTAAATTCTGATAGAATTTTACCATCAAATACACCTATCCTAAATAATGCTGTAAACTATATTAATTCTTCAAATGGTTCTTACAATGTAATCGGAGCTACTGATACAAGAGGTACTGACGCTTACAACCAAAAACTATCTGAAAGAAGAGCAAACAACGTTAAAAACTATCTGATCAAAAACGGTGTTCAAACAGGTAAACTTCAGGCAATAGGAAAAGGTGAAAAAGACCTTAAATATCCTGAGTGTGAACCAGCTACGAAGTGCCCTGAATGGAAAAACAGAGCCAACAGAAGAGTATACTTCGAAGCTAAATAA
- a CDS encoding ATP-dependent DNA helicase RecQ: MISPQDFQKLKYDTLKYFWGYTDFRDSQEEIINAVINEKDTLVLLPTGAGKSLCYQLPALLKEGTCLVVSPLLALMKDQVNQLKARGIEAEYLSSELDEYDAEAIYDRCKEGLTKLLYVSPERLTNKQFIQNMEEIQLSFIAVDEAHCISEWGQDFRPSYQNIKGFRSNNPEIPCLALTATATPKVLEEIKNKLELKKPFIFQKSFKRDNIKIFTDEVSDKFQRVFDILKYSNDSGIVYVRTRKEAELLAEFLKKNQLKNVDYFHAGLTTKEKNTRQNLWNNSDNHVLISTNAFGMGIDKDNVRFVIHYSPAASLENYYQEIGRAGRDGKDSFAFMLWNKQELLNFDQVLKNQTPNKAEFLKIISYLYSIFQVAEFELPEKTFQLNILGIQNFTKLSKAKINNILNFLHNQEIIYYNENKSLSSLELFIKADEIDQLPQKDAHFIELLFRTVSGITTHKVMFSEQQVSNKINISVPLIKERLKELQQKNYLEYIDGALSSIKFLKPRDERAVNNAYWKLFEHIQRNKIQKWEEMKFYSENNDYCKMKLILAYFGEKNSKNCGQCSVCEKNKQSMFGKNISQQIINLLAKKAATIEELSIQLSYHSKENILENLIFLLDSGKVRMLNFRTYELNH; the protein is encoded by the coding sequence ATGATTTCTCCGCAGGATTTTCAAAAGCTCAAATACGATACTCTTAAGTATTTCTGGGGTTATACAGACTTCAGAGATTCTCAGGAGGAAATTATTAATGCCGTTATCAATGAAAAAGACACTTTGGTTCTGTTGCCCACAGGAGCAGGAAAATCATTGTGCTACCAATTACCTGCTTTACTCAAAGAAGGAACCTGCCTTGTAGTTTCTCCTTTACTTGCTTTGATGAAAGACCAGGTAAATCAGCTTAAAGCCCGTGGTATAGAGGCAGAATATCTTTCATCTGAACTGGATGAATATGATGCTGAAGCCATTTATGACCGCTGCAAAGAAGGCCTCACCAAACTCCTCTACGTTTCTCCTGAAAGACTTACCAATAAGCAGTTTATTCAGAACATGGAGGAAATTCAGCTGTCTTTTATTGCGGTGGATGAAGCGCACTGTATTTCAGAATGGGGTCAGGATTTCAGACCAAGTTATCAAAATATTAAAGGTTTCAGAAGTAATAATCCTGAGATTCCCTGCCTTGCCCTTACAGCAACCGCAACTCCTAAAGTTTTGGAAGAAATTAAAAATAAACTGGAGCTGAAAAAGCCCTTTATTTTCCAGAAAAGCTTCAAGAGAGATAATATTAAAATATTTACAGATGAAGTTTCTGATAAATTTCAACGTGTTTTTGATATTTTAAAATACAGCAACGACTCCGGAATTGTCTATGTAAGAACCAGAAAAGAGGCTGAACTATTGGCAGAATTTTTGAAAAAAAATCAACTTAAAAATGTGGACTATTTTCATGCTGGTTTAACAACCAAAGAAAAAAATACAAGACAAAATCTATGGAATAACAGTGATAATCACGTTCTTATTTCTACCAATGCTTTCGGAATGGGTATTGACAAAGATAATGTACGGTTTGTCATCCACTATTCACCTGCTGCTTCTCTCGAAAACTACTATCAGGAAATCGGGAGAGCCGGAAGAGATGGAAAAGACAGTTTTGCCTTTATGCTTTGGAATAAACAGGAACTTCTAAACTTTGACCAGGTTTTAAAAAACCAAACGCCTAATAAAGCAGAGTTTTTAAAGATCATCAGCTACCTCTACTCCATTTTTCAGGTAGCAGAATTTGAACTTCCTGAAAAAACATTTCAGTTAAATATTTTAGGCATACAGAATTTCACCAAACTGTCGAAAGCAAAAATTAATAATATTCTTAATTTCCTGCATAACCAGGAAATTATTTACTATAATGAAAACAAAAGCCTGTCTTCTCTCGAACTTTTTATCAAAGCTGATGAGATAGACCAGCTGCCACAAAAAGATGCCCATTTTATAGAGCTTCTATTCCGTACGGTTTCCGGAATTACAACTCATAAAGTAATGTTCAGTGAACAGCAGGTAAGCAATAAAATCAATATCAGTGTTCCTTTAATCAAAGAACGTCTGAAAGAACTGCAGCAAAAGAACTATCTTGAGTATATTGACGGTGCATTATCTAGCATTAAATTTCTGAAGCCCCGTGACGAAAGGGCTGTAAATAATGCTTATTGGAAATTGTTTGAACATATTCAGAGAAATAAAATCCAAAAATGGGAAGAAATGAAGTTCTACTCAGAAAATAACGATTACTGCAAAATGAAGCTTATTTTAGCCTATTTTGGTGAAAAAAATTCAAAAAACTGTGGTCAATGCTCGGTTTGCGAAAAAAACAAACAGTCTATGTTTGGAAAGAACATTTCTCAGCAGATAATTAATTTGTTAGCTAAAAAAGCAGCAACCATTGAAGAACTTTCTATACAGCTTAGTTATCATTCTAAAGAGAACATTTTGGAAAACCTTATTTTCCTTTTAGATTCCGGAAAAGTAAGAATGCTAAACTTCAGAACGTATGAGCTGAATCATTAG
- the fmt gene encoding methionyl-tRNA formyltransferase → MKSLKVVFLGTPEFAKTSLEAIHQSHHQVVGVVTVADKASGRGQKIHQSPVKIYAEENNIPVFQPEKLRNPEFLEELRKLDADVFVVVAFRMMPKVLFEMPKMGTFNLHASLLPDYRGAAPINYAVINGEEKSGATTFFINEKIDEGNILLQQEMEILPDENAGSLHDRLMEMGSRLVVKTLDGLAENAIEEKPQPQVEHPKNAYKIFKEDTKINWKQSSKTVHQFILGMSPYPAAFTTLNIENEEKGLKIFGGKFEISDHGKPAGTLDISKNEFKIYTLDGIYYPQELQLEGKKRMMVKDFLNGFRNFDEIKMGLSQN, encoded by the coding sequence ATGAAATCATTGAAAGTCGTTTTTTTAGGAACTCCTGAGTTTGCAAAAACTTCTTTGGAGGCCATCCATCAATCTCATCATCAAGTGGTTGGTGTAGTAACAGTAGCCGATAAAGCAAGTGGACGTGGTCAGAAAATTCATCAATCACCGGTAAAAATTTATGCTGAAGAAAATAATATCCCTGTTTTTCAACCAGAAAAGCTAAGGAATCCAGAGTTTCTGGAAGAATTAAGAAAACTGGATGCCGATGTTTTTGTGGTGGTAGCTTTCAGAATGATGCCTAAAGTGCTTTTTGAAATGCCTAAAATGGGAACCTTTAATCTTCATGCTTCATTGCTTCCAGATTACAGAGGAGCTGCCCCTATTAACTATGCAGTGATCAACGGAGAGGAAAAATCCGGAGCAACTACTTTCTTTATTAATGAAAAAATTGATGAAGGAAATATTTTACTTCAGCAGGAAATGGAAATTTTACCTGATGAAAATGCTGGAAGTCTTCACGACAGGTTGATGGAAATGGGTTCAAGGCTAGTTGTTAAAACATTAGACGGTCTGGCTGAAAATGCAATTGAAGAAAAACCTCAGCCACAGGTAGAACATCCTAAAAATGCTTATAAAATTTTCAAAGAAGATACTAAAATCAATTGGAAACAGTCATCAAAAACCGTTCATCAGTTTATCCTTGGAATGTCTCCTTATCCTGCTGCTTTCACTACTTTAAACATTGAAAACGAAGAAAAGGGATTAAAAATATTTGGAGGTAAATTTGAAATTTCTGATCATGGAAAACCTGCCGGAACTTTAGATATTTCAAAGAATGAATTTAAGATTTATACTCTAGATGGAATATACTATCCACAGGAACTTCAGCTGGAAGGTAAAAAAAGAATGATGGTCAAAGATTTCCTGAATGGTTTCAGAAACTTCGATGAAATAAAAATGGGGCTGTCTCAAAATTGA